A portion of the Hylaeus volcanicus isolate JK05 unplaced genomic scaffold, UHH_iyHylVolc1.0_haploid 12237, whole genome shotgun sequence genome contains these proteins:
- the LOC128884091 gene encoding probable ATP-dependent RNA helicase DDX46, translated as MSIMSKEAELSKDVGRTNEKKRHRENKNYTHHDATEARRRPYDVNYSYEKKKSLHRKHSNERDSSHERKHVYKKKNSQNGSNSHEKKSFHEKKRSYHRRHSYDTGVSYERRDSHNRRESHDQKQVGRKRHMSNEKTSQLPRYSFEKDRSTGTVVSRNGRRSRGEKRSRSRRHLHVRHSSHSSRLSSVEKPSVEKVPRRHKNSSYEKRTNFYDSSSSDVENPTYFHSDNTKKSSHNKITLSLKRSSQEKSDCIDVNVCLKEKKFRQSGSDEKKRDCKGADVTLDQNFDDTSHSVPEKIEEEESTHYKTIAPSRQSVNRRLSPNIEHTPQSTSKLSTDYTDSYENQQKEILDKKEEYKPCEDLKTFEESENLKTFEECEHINANACDNCIAQDRGDPIEHAVKKHLDSSTQKVNTKDDREKDPKDPIKGNVSNPYGDKRLTIKQKLKGSNMDESRQLHSSFKEEKDRFQKAEDTSLPSATNDPDLEHQGNKTVMDRECEEDEKDTSTMVLDPTLNKIDGSSTTSLHTHLNDDLTNSALMDGEKKENESLKKDETLHVKLMEFSKSSTRVQSIENKKTQRLEKIRKLMDAMKEKGLLKPPAESCSQEIILDQQASVHGVSRLDSEADDTSTVDTSFQLKQINNKGVNKALSSNDSKTLQVETPGFIESEVVLDADVTSDKETEKGNVLDSLDAYMEIIATEIEEVNSAGYKKSSRRKRKKGKQSDVAFGKPDLIKKPLSITLEEILDLQKQNASLLTKEMETLDDSSKATSKTCLELYEAPFHTSLTDCSKLSIESDLVYNVPETTDLSAIDAATSLDCLENVKIVDASLEDNEDAYHEQFIAAIREHSNNVEEKKTCDAIEDIPTLLENKCDTEVKVEEKSEVLDNLDDEDYRYNLGNDGATQNYFDLVQKVGNKKEFPAVDHSTIDYPPIEKNIYVQVREITLMKDHEIEALRKLHSGIRVRGKHCPRPILNFYQCGLPNGILKIIEKKEFETPFPIQMQAIPALMAGRDVIAIAETGSGKTLAYLLPLVRHVLHQPPLRTNEGPIGLVLAPTRELAVQIQREAHRYTKATGLRSTSVYGGTGIGEQLSALKRGSEIVIGTPGRLIDVLTINCGKILNLRRVTFCILDEADRMFDMGFEPQIMSILKNIRPDRQTALFSATFPPVIESLARRILQKPLEISVGNKGQTASRIEQYIEVWTNYREKFLRLLQLLGEWNDHGSIIIFVSKQNEADELFAELLKYGYPSFVLHGGQDQADRDFTVQDFKEGSKAILVATSVAARGLDVMSVVLVINFVAPDHLEDYVHRIGRTGRAGNIGVAYTFLLPQEGDKAEDLIKALKQSQRPVPEQVQELADEFRAKCNMGLACQHKKKGFRGKGFKFTAAEQSRQQQERQRVKKQLGMNESDNEDDATILDGDDFENPMAPMPPVPTSAPATPAVPLVPTGDVETAFVRAKALAELIAKQGAIPSTTTITTPPTTTTPPLPVTIHPIAQIPSINPPVIPTATSTTALEIPGDQKSKQVASLRTTLQQQLELVFPMVNPALNASLGMTQRALSISNSVTAAAAVAAATAAGLSLKGSSGVGFPSSTGNVPGLSSMAYIDQATGNAVDEFEINDYPQYARFKIMHKDILHRIADQTSAVLQVKGRYISTEEKDSPISVGVKRLYIEIIGATPIIVQRAKHEIRTLLEAVSLKQLNVGATVRPPGRYSVI; from the exons ATGTCCATTATGTCGAAAGAAGCTGAACTTTCAAAGGATGTTGGAAGAACTAATGAAAAAAAGCGTCATCGGGAGAATAAGAATTATACTCATCATGACGCTACTGAAGCTAGAAGACGTCCGTATGATGTCAATTATTCTTATGAGAAGAAGAAGTCTCTACACCGTAAACATTCAAACGAAAGGGATAGTTCTCATGAGAGGAAacatgtttataaaaaaaaaaattctcaaaacgGAAGTAACAGTCACGAGAAGAAATCTTTTCATGAAAAGAAACGCTCTTATCATAGAAGACATTCTTATGATACTGGAGTTTCGTATGAAAGAAGAGATTCCCATAATAGACGGGAGTCTCATGATCAAAAACAAGTTGGCCGTAAACGACATATGTCAAATGAGAAAACTTCTCAGCTCCCACGGTATTCTTTTGAGAAAGACCGCTCTACTGGTACCGTTGTTTCGCGTAATGGAAGGCGATCTCGTGGAGAAAAACGTTCTCGAAGTAGAAGGCATTTGCATGTAAGGCACTCTTCTCATAGTAGTAGGCTGTCAAGTGTAGAAAAACCGTCAGTTGAAAAAGTACCTAGAAGACATAAGAATTCTTCttatgaaaaaagaacaaatttttatgatagTTCATCTAGTGATGTGGAGAACCCAACATATTTCCATAgtgataatacaaaaaaatcatctcataataaaataactttgtCTTTAAAAAGGTCTTCTCAAGAGAAGAGTGATTGTATCGACgttaatgtttgtttaaaagaaaaaaaattcagacaAAGCGGGagcgatgaaaaaaaaagagattgtAAGGGTGCAGATGTCACATTGGACCAAAACTTTGATGATACAAGTCATTCAGTACCGGAAAAAATTGAGGAGGAAGAAAGTACACATTATAAGACGATCGCTCCATCTCGTCAAAGTGTTAACAGAAGGCTATCTCCAAATATTGAACATACTCCCCAGTCTACTTCTAAATTATCTACGGACTATACTGATTCCTACGAAAaccaacaaaaagaaattttagataaaaaagaagagtatAAGCCGTGtgaagatttaaaaacattcgaGGAgtctgaaaatttaaaaacattcgaGGAGTGTGAACACATTAATGCAAATGCTTGTGACAATTGCATTGCACAAGATCGCGGAGATCCCATTGAGCATGCGGTTAAAAAACACTTAGATTCTTCGACACAAAAGGTCAACACTAAAGATGATAGGGAAAAGGATCCAAAAG ATCCAATTAAAGGAAACGTGTCCAATCCCT ATGGTGATAAGCGTTTGacgatcaaacaaaaattgaaaggttCAAATATGGATGAATCACGTCAGTTGCATTCTTCCTTTAAAGAAGAGAAGGATCGTTTTCAAAAAGCAGAAGATACTTCGTTGCCTAGTGCAACAAATGACCCTGACTTAGAACATCAGGGAAATAAAACCGTTATGGACCGAGAGTGTGAGGAAGATGAAAAAGATACATCTACTATGGTTTTGGACCCTACCCTAAATA AGATAGACGGGTCTTCAACTACCAGCTTACATACCCATCTTAACGATGACTTGACTA ataGTGCACTGATGgatggggaaaaaaaagaaaatgaatcgcTTAAAAAGGACGAGACTCTTCATGTAAAATTGATGG aaTTCAGTAAATCGTCCACGCGTGTGCaaagtatagaaaataaaaaaacacagCGATTAGAAAAGATTCGAAAACTTATGGATGCAATgaaggaaaaaggtcttttaaAACCTCCAGCCGAATCATGTTctcaagaaattattttggacCAACAGGCCTCTGTACATGGAGTGTCCCGTTTGGATTCGGAAGCTGATGATACTTCTACGGTTGACACGTCTTTTCAATTGAAgcaaataaacaataaaggTGTAAACAAAGCCTTAAGCTCGAATGATTCAAAAACTTTACAAGTGGAAACGCCAGGTTTTATTGAATCTGAAGTTGTACTAGATGCGGATGTTACCAGTGATAAAGAAACCGAAAAAGGGAACGTTTTGGATTCTCTGGATGCTTATATGGAAATCATAGCTACGGAAATTGAGGAAGTCAATAGCGCAGGATATAAGAAATCGTCAAGACGCAAACGTAAGAAAGGGAAACAAAGTGACGTTGCCTTTGGAAAACCT GATCTTATAAAAAAACCCTTGTCAATAACTcttgaagaaattttagatttaCAGAAACAAA ATGCTTCTTTATTGACTAAAGAAATGGAAACATTGGACGATTCGTCAAAGGCTACATCAAAAACATGTTTGGAGTTATATGAAGCACCTTTTCATACATCATTGACTGATTGTTCAAAACTATCCATAGAGAGTGACTTGGTCTATAATGTTCCCGAAACCACGGATTTAAGTGCAATAGACGCTGCCACAAGCCTCGACTGCTTAGAAAACGTAAAGATTGTCGATGCTTCTTTAGAAGACAACGAAGATGCTTACCATGAGCAATTTATTGCTGCTATTCGAGAACACAGTAACAatgtagaagaaaaaaaaacgtgtg ATGCTATTGAAGACATCCCTACtcttttagaaaacaaatgtGACACCGAGGTCAaagtagaagaaaaatctGAGGTGCTTGATAATTTGGATGACGAAGACTACCGTTATAACTTAGGGAATGATGGAGCAACTCAAAATTACTTTGATCTTGTACAG aAAGTGGGAAACAAGAAAGAATTTCCTGCTGTAGATCATTCGACCATAGATTACCCTCctatagagaaaaatatttatgtgcAAG TCCGAGAAATAACATTAATGAAAGATCATGAAATTGAAGCGTTAAGAAAACTTCACAGTGGAATCCGTGTTCGTGGAAAACACTGCCCACGacctattttaaatttttaccaATGTGGATTACCTAATGGtatcttaaaaataatcgaaaaaaaagagtttGAAACCCCTTTTCCCATTCAGATGCAAGCTATACCCGCTCTTATGGCAG GTCGTGATGTTATTGCTATTGCAGAAACTGGGTCTGGAAAAACACTCGCGTATCTTTTGCCTTTAGTGAGACACGTGCTACACCAACCTCCTTTAAGGACAAATGAAGGACCAATTGGTTTAGTTCTAGCCCCTACTCGAGAGCTTGCTGTTCAGATACAACGGGAAGCGCATCGTTATACAAAAGCTACTGGACTCCGTTCT ACAAGTGTTTACGGAGGAACTGGTATAGGTGAACAATTGTCAGCATTGAAAAGAGGTTCGGAAATCGTTATTGGGACTCCTGGGC gTTTGATTGATGTCTTAACAATAAATTGtggaaaaattttaaaccTACGG CGTGTAACATTTTGTATATTGGATGAAGCAGATCGAATGTTTGACATGGGATTTGAACCTCAAATCATGTcgattttaa AAAATATAAGACCTGATCGCCAAACAGCATTGTTTTCAGCTACATTTCCACCAGTTATCGAAA GTCTAGCACGACGTATTTTACAAAAACCTTTAGAAATATCAGTAGGAAACAAGGGTCAAACAGCTTCGCGAATTGAACAGTATATTGAGGTCTGGACAAATTATCGGGAAAAATTTCTTAGATTGTTACAACTTTTGGGAGAATGGAATGATCATGGAtccattattatatttgtatctaAACAAAATGAGGCAGATGAACTCTTTGCTGAATTGTTAAAG TATGGTTATCCCAGTTTTGTGTTACACGGAGGCCAAGATCAAGCGGACCGTGATTTTACGGTTCAAGATTTTAAAGAAGGATCTAAGGCGATTCTTGTAGCAACATCTGTCGCTGCAAGAGGCTTGGATGTCATGTCAGTTGTTCTTGTTATCAATTTTGTAGCACCTGATCATCTAGAAGATTACGTCCATCGTATAGGGCGTACTGGTCGGGCGGGAAATATTGGCGTCGCTTACACATTTTTGTTACCTCAAGAAGGCGACAAGGCTGAAGATTTGATCAAAGCCTTAAAACAAAGTCAGCGACCAGTTCCTGAGCAAGTTCAGGAACTGGCTGATGAATTTCGCGCTAAATGTAACATGGGATTAGCATGTcagcataaaaaaaaaggttttagAGGAAAAGGTTTTAAATTTACAGCAGCAGAACAAAGCCGACAGCAACAGGAACGTCAACGCGTTAAGAAACAATTAG gAATGAATGAATCGGACAACGAAGATGATGCGACAATACTTGACGGAGATGATTTTGAAAATCCAATGGCCCCAATGCCTCCAGTTCCTACTTCAGCACCAGCAACACCAGCGGTTCCCCTTGTACCAACCGGGGATGTTGAAACCGCATTTGTACGTGCTAAAGCTTTGGCTGAGCTTATTGCTAAGCAAGGTGCAATACCTAGTACAACAACAATAACGACACCACCAACAACAACAACTCCACCTCTTCCCGTTACCATACATCCTATCGCACAAATTCCTTCTATAAATCCACCTGTCATACCCACAGCGACTAGTACAACAGCTCTGGAGATTCCCGGTGATCAAAAGTCTAAACAAGTTGCATCCTTACGTACGACATTACAGCAACAATTAGAACTTGTTTTCCCGATGGTCAATCCCGCATTAAATGCTTCTTTAGGAATGACTCAACGCGCTTTAAGCATTTCAAACTCAGTAACAGCTGCAGCTGCTGTTGCTGCAGCAACAGCAGCTGGTTTGTCTCTTAAAGGAAGTTCAGGAGTCGGTTTTCCGTCTTCAACCGGAAATGTTCCGGGACTTTCATCTATGGCGTATATAGATCAAGCGACTGGGAATGCAGTAGATGAGTTTGAAATCAATGATTACCCGCAATATGCGAGATTTAAAATCATGCATAAG GATATACTGCACCGTATTGCGGACCAAACATCAGCTGTGTTGCAAGTCAAAGGCCGGTATATTTCTACTGAAGAAAAAGATTCTCCTATCAGCGTAGGCGTCAAACGActttatatagaaattattggTGCTACCCCCATTATTGTACAACGAGCCAA GCATGAGATTCGAACTTTACTAGAAGCTGTTTCCTTGAAGCAACTTAATGTTGGAGCAACTGTTCGACCGCCAGGTCGCTATTCTGTTATATGA
- the LOC128884097 gene encoding calmodulin-beta-like, which translates to MANTCIIPENEHWQFRECFSWFDRDGDGFIGAVDLPAALRAMGQYWSLYELKNLMLEFPPNTQLNYREFMKICERKYGIVPSSQDIEKAFEVFDQTGSGFISLDYVRHVLCSVGEQLSHSEFEELCSINGLSCTNENQTIDKETFLKIFGVHKN; encoded by the exons ATGGCAAATACTTGTATTATTCCAGAAAACGAA CATTGGCAATTTAGAGAGTGCTTTTCATGGTTTGATCGTGATGGAGACGGATTTATAGGTGCAGTGGATCTACCTGCCGCTTTACGTGCCATGGGACAATATTGGTCTTTATACGAGTTAAAAAACTTAATGCTAG aatttcccCCTAACACTCAATTAAATTATCGGGAATTCATGAAGATTTGCGAACGGAAGTATGGTATAGTTCCTAGTTCACAAGACATTGAAAAAGCTTTTGAG gtTTTTGATCAAACTGGCAGTGGATTCATTTCACTTGATTATGTCCGCCATGTATTGTGTAGTGTAGGAGAACAACTTAGC CATAGTGAATTTGAAGAATTATGCTCTATCAATGGCTTGTCGTGTACTAATGAAAATCAAACAATAGACAaggaaacttttttaaaaat ATTTGGTGTTcacaaaaattag
- the LOC128884096 gene encoding uncharacterized protein LOC128884096, giving the protein MTFNSSTYQILSNNEWSPQDIYCPEAKAANKISFDHTFQNDQVFLEINSEKDALQTDLSMWQYPEDMLTVPHKTIRLGIFVLVSYENLKIISFFTYFYIIVSLVLDGLLILLAALVLCIFWLFCGEVGVKHATSATSLVYCCFHNFCLLGLAIVGILLLTTQSHLLLANDLVLVLLYLVLETTLMIVYSLKSFCIVWGLLRYLCQKFQKKSY; this is encoded by the exons ATGACCTTTAATTCATCCACCTACCAAATATTATCAA ATAATGAGTGGTCACCTCAAGATATCTATTGTCCTGAGGCAAAAGCTGCCAATAAGATTTCTTTTGATCATACTTTTCAAAACGATCaagttttcttagaaattaacAGTGAAAAAGATGCGCTACAAACAGATCTTAGTATGTGGCAATATCCGGAGGATATGCTGACAGTTCCTCATAAAACTATTC gtttaggaatttttgttttggtttcttacgaaaatttgaaaataatttcctttttcacatatttttatattattgtctCCTTAGTGCTTGatggtttattaattttactagCGGCTTTGGTACTATGTATTTTCTGGCTTTTTTGTGGCGAAGTTGGTGTTAAACATGCGACATCTGCTACTTCATTAGTATATTGctgttttcataatttttgtttactcggCCTTGCTATTGTAGGAATTTTGCTTCTTACAACTCAGTCTCACTTGCTATTGGCAAATGACTTAGTCTTAGTACTACTTTACCTGGTATTAGAAACTACTCTTATGATTGTCTACTCATTAAAATCTTTTTGTATTGTTTGGGGTTTGCTACGTTATTTGTgccaaaaatttcaaaagaaatcgtactaa